From the Montipora capricornis isolate CH-2021 chromosome 2, ASM3666992v2, whole genome shotgun sequence genome, one window contains:
- the LOC138037642 gene encoding uncharacterized protein, with protein sequence MRYVEDVSQSDSADVEMCGLGLYTLTSTDQRRSGYQVQLLLDGKPVRMEVDTGSAKSIISETVYKKLFQHLPLKPTHFYLKTYSGERLTLLGEFQVRVTYQSQEMQLPLVVAESDKPVLLRRNWLDKLKLNWATIFKVSEVNAVDGLIAKYQVLFEKGYGHLKQFKASSRFVRTHSLFF encoded by the coding sequence ATGCGTTATGTTGAGGATGTTTCGCAGTCAGATAGTGCTGATGTTGAAATGTGTGGTCTTGGGTTGTATACTCTCACCTCTACAGATCAGCGTAGATCGGGTTATCAAGTCCAGCTGTTGTTGGACGGCAAACCAGTCAGAATGGAAGTAGATACTGGATCCGCTAAGTCTATTATTTCTGAAACGGtttacaaaaaattatttcagcaTCTGCCATTGAAGCCAAcacatttttatttgaaaacatACTCTGGTGAGCGGTTAACCCTGTTGGGGGAATTTCAAGTAAGGGTGACATATCAAAGCCAGGAAATGCAACTACCTCTTGTTGTGGCTGAGAGCGACAAACCTGTGTTGCTTCGGCGGAATTGGCTGGATAAATTGAAGCTAAATTGGGCAACGATTTTCAAGGTTTCCGAAGTGAATGCGGTGGATGGGCTAATCGCGAAGTATCAAGTCCTGTTTGAAAAGGGTTATGGACATCTTAAACAGTTTAAGGCTTCATCCAGGTTCGTGAGGACGCACAGCCTATTTTTCTAA
- the LOC138031523 gene encoding uncharacterized protein, which translates to MDKSEYLRLLSEASINDASKFRPVPLERPPSRGRPPTYYHPLLKKEKDLDSTVRRILPKPIAETVCPTGSRLAHLYGLPKTHKENLAMRPILSAKQTYNYALAKWLDTKLKPLSLNRYTVSDIFEFTNEIQNMEIANGDILVSYDVSSLFTNVPLDETIEILANRAFTNNWFNVTYDLNLTKMDLVDLLRVATKEQLFQFNGALYEQTDGVAMGSPLGPLLANVFMTSIEENLERQGKLPSFYRRYVDDTLTIMPNMAAASSFLDTLNLAHSSVKFTMETESNGMLPFLGTQLLNRSPRIETKVYVKPTNSGLLLHFQSNVDNRYKNGLLRTMLDRAHRLSSSWSHFSDECDRLKSVFSRLKYPKQLVNSTIKRFVDSKVCDQPRPLSTAQETDNMVRVVLPFKDQNSAEFVKKQLKDLSLKVNKTIQPVFTSRKIEQELKVKEAKPPIINQQCVVYKFQCDLCDEGYVGYTRGHLHNRVKGHKQQSSAIARHYKNAHGSIPRDLLKRFEVLKKCKNKFDCLVFEMLFIRTLKPSLNVQSDSIRAKVFL; encoded by the coding sequence ATGGACAAGTCCGAATATTTACGCCTATTATCTGAAGCTTCCATCAATGACGCAAGTAAATTTCGGCCTGTTCCCCTGGAAAGGCCTCCAAGTAGAGGTAGACCACCAACTTATTACCACCCTCTtctaaagaaagagaaagatttaGACTCTACTGTCCGTCGAATTCTGCCCAAGCCCATTGCGGAGACTGTGTGCCCTACAGGCTCCAGATTAGCCCATTTATATGGCTTACCAAAGACACACAAGGAGAACTTAGCGATGCGCCCTATTCTATCAGCAAAGCAAACATACAACTACGCGCTGGCTAAATGGCTTGACACTAAACTTAAGCCTTTGTCTTTGAATCGGTACACAGTATCTGACATATTTGAATTTACGAACGAAATTCAAAACATGGAAATAGCAAACGGTGACATTCTGGTTTCGTATGATGTGTCTTCCCTGTTCACAAACGTACCCTTGGATGAAACGATAGAGATACTCGCGAACAGAGCTTTCACCAACAATTGGTTTAACGTAACGTACGACTTGAATTTGACGAAAATGGACCTTGTTGACCTTCTCAGAGTAGCTACAAAAGAACAACTTTTCCAATTCAATGGAGCCTTGTATGAACAGACTGATGGTGTGGCCATGGGTTCTCCCCTTGGCCCCTTGCTCGCTAATGTTTTCATGACCTCAATCGAAGAAAACCTCGAACGACAAGGAAAACTCCCTTCGTTCTATCGAAGATATGTAGACGACACCCTGACCATCATGCCGAATATGGCGGCAGCATCTAGCTTTCTAGACacattaaaccttgcacattcaTCCGTAAAATTCACCATGGAAACTGAAAGCAATGGTATGTTGCCATTTCTGGGAACTCAGTTACTGAATCGATCTCCCCGGATAGAGACAAAGGTCTACGTAAAACCCACGAATTCAGGTCTGCTGCTACATTTTCAGAGCAATGTTGACAATCGGTACAAGAATGGCTTGCTGAGAACTATGCTCGATCGAGCACACCGTTTATCTTCTTCTTGGTCACACTTCTCAGACGAATGTGACCGTTTGAAGTCAGTTTTCTCACGCCTAAAGTACCCGAAACAACTCGTAAATTCCACTATCAAACGCTTTGTTGACTCAAAGGTCTGCGACCAAccgcgacctttatcaacagccCAAGAGACGGATAACATGGTTCGAGTagtcttgccatttaaagaccaaaactcagcagaatttgtaaaaaaacaacttaaggatttgagcctgaaagtaaacaaaaccatccagcctgtatttaccagcagaaaaattgaacaggaactgaaagtgaaagaggcaaagccgccgatcataaatcagcagtgtgttgtatataaatttcaatgtgacctttgtgatgaaggttatgtaggctacacacgcggacatttacacaatcgtgtaaagggacataagcaacagtcctcggctattgccagacactataagaacgcacacgggtcgatccctcgggacctgcttaaacgctttgaggtgctcaaaaaatgtaaaaacaaatttgattgcttagtgtttgaaatgttatttataagaacacttaagcctagcctcaatgtgcaatcggattccattcgtgctaaagtattcttatag
- the LOC138031533 gene encoding uncharacterized protein — MDKSEYLRLLSEASINDASKFRPVPLERPPSRGRPPTYYHPLLKKEKDLDSTVRRILPKPIAETVCPTGSRLAHLYGLPKTHKENLAMRPILSAKQTYNYALAKWLDTKLKPLSLNRYTVSDIFEFTNEIQNMEIANGDILVSYDVSSLFTNVPLDETIEILANRAFTNNWFNVTYDLNLTKMDLVDLLRVATKEQLFQFNGALYEQTDGVAMGSPLGPLLANVFMTSIEENLERQGKLSSFYRRYVDDTLTIMPNMAAASSFLDTLNLAHSSVKFTMETESNGMLPFLGTQLLNRSPRIETKVYVKPTNSGLLLHFQSNVDNRYKNGLLRTMLDRAHRLSSSWSHFSDECDRLKSVFSRLKYPKQLVNSTIKRFVDSKVCDQPRPLSTAQETDNMVRVVLPFKDQFVKKQLKDLSLKVNKTIQPVFTSRKIEQELKVKEAKPPIINQQCVVYKFQCDLCDEGYVGYTRGHLHNRVKGHKQQSSAIARHYKNAHGSIPRDLLKRFEVLKKCKNKFDCLVFEMLFIRTLKPSLNVQSDSIRAKVFL; from the coding sequence ATGGACAAGTCCGAATATTTACGCCTATTATCTGAAGCTTCCATCAATGACGCAAGTAAATTTCGGCCTGTTCCCCTGGAAAGGCCTCCAAGTAGAGGTAGACCACCAACTTATTACCACCCTCTtctaaagaaagagaaagatttaGACTCTACTGTCCGTCGAATTCTGCCCAAGCCCATTGCGGAGACTGTGTGCCCTACAGGCTCCAGATTAGCCCATTTATATGGCTTACCAAAGACACACAAGGAGAACTTAGCGATGCGCCCTATTCTATCAGCAAAGCAAACATACAACTACGCGCTGGCTAAATGGCTTGACACTAAACTTAAGCCTTTGTCTTTGAATCGGTACACAGTATCTGACATATTTGAATTTACGAACGAAATTCAAAACATGGAAATAGCAAACGGTGACATTCTGGTTTCGTATGATGTGTCTTCCCTGTTCACAAACGTACCCTTGGATGAAACGATAGAGATACTCGCGAACAGAGCTTTCACCAACAATTGGTTTAACGTAACGTACGACTTGAATTTGACGAAAATGGACCTTGTTGACCTTCTCAGAGTAGCTACAAAAGAACAACTTTTCCAATTCAATGGAGCCTTGTATGAACAGACTGATGGTGTGGCCATGGGTTCTCCCCTTGGCCCCTTGCTCGCTAATGTTTTCATGACCTCAATCGAAGAAAACCTCGAACGACAAGGAAAACTCTCTTCTTTCTATCGAAGATATGTAGACGACACCCTGACCATCATGCCGAATATGGCGGCAGCATCTAGCTTTCTAGACacattaaaccttgcacattcaTCCGTAAAATTCACCATGGAAACTGAAAGCAATGGTATGTTGCCATTTCTGGGAACTCAGTTACTGAATCGATCTCCCCGGATAGAGACAAAGGTCTACGTAAAACCCACGAATTCAGGTCtccttctgcattttcagagCAATGTTGACAATCGGTACAAGAATGGCTTGCTGAGAACTATGCTCGATCGAGCACACCGTTTATCTTCTTCTTGGTCACACTTCTCAGACGAATGTGACCGTTTGAAGTCAGTTTTCTCACGCCTAAAGTACCCGAAACAACTCGTAAATTCCACTATCAAACGCTTTGTTGACTCAAAGGTCTGCGACCAAccgcgacctttatcaacagccCAAGAGACGGATAACATGGTTCGAGTagtcttgccatttaaagaccaatttgtaaaaaaacaacttaaggatttgagcctgaaagtaaacaaaaccatccagcctgtatttaccagcagaaaaattgaacaggaactgaaagtgaaagaggcaaagccgccgatcataaatcagcagtgtgttgtatataaatttcaatgtgacctttgtgatgaaggttatgtaggctacacacgcggacatttacacaatcgtgtaaagggacataagcaacagtcctcggctattgccagacactataagaacgcacacgggtcgatccctcgggacctgcttaaacgctttgaggtgctcaaaaagtgtaaaaacaaatttgattgcttagtgtttgaaatgttatttataagaacacttaagcctagcctcaatgtgcaatcggattccattcgtgctaaagtattcttatag